The stretch of DNA GCAAATCTCTGAGGAAGCTCTGCTGCTGGTACAACCTTATTTATTATTGAGTAAGATGGGACCTGTTTATTCACCCCAGCAGTGATCTGTGTTTCCACCTCAGAGctacaacagaaaataaattacctgtacaggaggctgggaagggaaagagaagttGCAAAAACCTCTGGGTGACGTTTatccttcccatcccatcccttccaACCTTTCCCTTCGAGTCAAAAACCAAGAGGCAGCCAGGGAGTtttgcctggagctgctgctggatttgCTGGGCTCAGTAATtttgtggaaaaacaaaatcctcCAGGAGATCAGGAACAACAGATGGCTCCCAGGCACTGTGTGGGGCCGGCTTCTTCGGCTGTGGATGTCACATTTTGTGTCTGGTGCTGCCTGGAGATTTCACTTATCCCAAAtttgcagtggctgctgcactCCCTGAGAGACCAGAGCAAAATCTGATGGTACAAATGTGCTCCTGAACACTTTGCTGTCATGGTTCACCAATGGTGGGTAgggggtttgttgttttgttgtgattgtggtttggttttttcccataatttttaaattcagctaTTTATTCAAGATTAAAAATCAAGTCTTTCCTCAtatttcacagctttttctcAACTTTTCATCAAGGCAAGGTTAAATGGGGgtctgggcaacctggtctagtggaaagcgtccctgcccatggcagggggtggaatgaaaTGATTTGTAAGGTTCCTTCTgatccaaaccatcctgtgattctataatTAAATGTCTTATTATAGCTTTACAAAACTAAACTGTGTGATCAAAGGGAACTGAAGGTGTGTTTTTGGCTCCTGTTTAAGGTAAAGCACATCAGGATTCACACTTAGAGCAGCTGTGATGCAGCCCAGAGGGGAGTTCCCCAGTTCAGAAATGCTTGGGGCACCCACCCCATTCCTTGGGGCTCAGGTAGGGAGTTAAAATTCACACAAAACATTTATGGTCCAAGAACAGACAGAAATAGGATGGGTAAGAGGTAATGCTTGTTCCATATAaacttttgtgggttttggtgttttttttgtttctctttctgtcctGACTTGCTCTTGGGTAGTTTAAGGAGTGTGGCTTTACTGGGCACTACAAATAACACAGCCATTAAGGAATTGTCCATGAGCTCAAAGCAATCCATGATGGAATTCTCCATAGTCCTGACTCTGCAGACTTGCCTCCAGAACAAATCCTGCCTCCAGCATCAGGGACTGGTATTCCTTGGAATCCTGAGCTCTCCAAGTTTTGGTCTGGATGAGGACGGACCTGGGAATTAAAACACTGTaggaaaggaagcaaaaatagccaatgttttctctttgtgcGGTGCTGTGAATCATTTCACAGCCTAGAtgatgtgtgtgtatatatatatttatacacacacacacatatatatatatcttcattttccatttttcctgatTCGTCAGCCACACGTATGGAAGCTCTTTccagaaaaagactgaaattcaGCACACATGAGGTAAAAGTGTCTCAGAGCATCAGAGCACACCCgcagctcctgtgctgttcAGAGTGTAGCGCCTCCTGTACAAACTCCTGCtatgttttgtttctctgcatCAGCAgcttgtgattatttttttccttggtgttggtattttctttttattccctaTGGGCACATCGGGACAAGATGTGGGCTCTGATAGTACAATAACAATCCACTTCCAGGACCCTAGTAGATGGGTTTTTTCATTCCTTTGCCTGAGCAGCTGTGACACGAAGCAAAAAGGCACTTTCTGTGGTGCAGCACCAAGCTTGTTTCTATCATGGAATTGTACAGATCTTCTTGATTTCAGACTCAGCAGTTTGCTGATGCTGCAGAACAAACCAAGGATGGTATTTTATAGCCAGTTTAAGCATCAGGGTGTAAAACTTCACAGCTCTGCCCATCTGGAGACACCCATTTtctccccaggtgtgtcctgaGCCTGTCAGGGGTGCTCACTTGGCTTTGGCTCTGGTTTGAAAATGCTAAGAGCTCTCCATTAGTTGTGATTTAAGTCAGTTTGGACCATTTCTTCCTTTACTTATGATTTTCTCACCATCtgtctcttcttttcttctttcccatccctccctgtcGCTGTCCTTGTCTCCCTCAGAGCTCTCCGTCAGCCTCCTTGCAGTGATAGTCATTGTGTGTGGCCTGGCCCTGGTGGCAgtgtttgtgtttctcttttggAAGCTCTGCTGGGTTCCCTGGAGGAACAAGGCCCTTTCCTCCCACCTGGCCGTGCTGCGGAGCGAGGCGGGCCACAAGGACAGCATGGCAGACAAGCTCAAGGACACGGGGGCCATCAGCTTCCTGGAGGCAGCTGTGAAGATCAGCCACACCTCCCCGGACATCCCTGCAGAGGTCCAGATGTCCATGAAGGATCACATCATGCGGCGCACGCGGATCCAGAGGCAAACCACGGAGCCAGCCTCTTCCACCAGGTGAGGGATGCCGTGGGATGGGGTGGCATGGtgtggcatggcatggcatggcatggcatggcatggcatggcatggcatggcgTGGcgtggcatggcatggcatggcatggcatggcatggcatggcatggcatggcatggcatggcatggcatggcatggcatggcatggcatggcatgggctgctcagcctgcaggAGCCTGAGGTTGGAGTTcctcaggggctgcagctcctcccaaggggcagctctgatctctgctctctgtgagcagtgacagcacccagggaagggctgaagctgtgccaggggtgtttaggctggattttgggaaaggttcttcccccagagggtgctgggcactgcccaggctccccagggaatgggcacagccccaaggctgccagagctccaggagcgttggGACAGcgctccagggatgcccagggtgggattttggggtgtctgtgcagggataagagctggactggatgatcctggtgggtccttccagctcaggatattccatgattctgctGGGTGTGGCTGAGGTGCTCAGCAGGGACAATGCTctgtgagcagctggagaggTGGGAGGATTGTTGGACAGAGCCAGAGGTTCAGATACCATCAGGGAGACTAAAGACAGCACCTACACACCAGATTACTGTCCAAAGTTTGGCTATTAACCAATGAATGTGTTAAGACTGTggctcttttaaaaaatcagggatTCGAGCCCTGTTACTGCAACTTGACCTCATTGTGTCAAGTCACCCGCACGCTTTGGCCACTTTAATTTTGTTCCAATATGAGAGGCAGGCTGAAGTATCAATGATGTACCCTGTCAGACAGAATTAGACCTTttggctctctctctctgttgtGGCTCCTGGCAGAAACAATTAGATCAGCACAATTGATGGATCGCTCGCTGCACAAGCCCTGAACCAGCTGTGCTCGGTGCTTGTGCTCAGATGGGGTCAGAGACATCAACATCACCCTCAGGAAGTCAGGAGAAGGCTGTGTGAACCTTGAGAGTCCCTCTCAGCTTGGGTACTGAGGAGacatttagattagatgttagatAGGGGTTCTCTGCTCGGAGTggggtgaggccctggcacagggtgcccagagcatctgtggctgccccatccctggaaatatccaaggccaggctggagcagcctgggatagtggaaggtgcccctggccatggcagggggtggaatgaggcGAGCTTTGAGGctcctttccaacacaaaccattctgtgaaatGCAGCATCTCTCCTTGACACAGAAGGAGGTGAAACAGGGACAGGAAAGAGGGATCACAgggtcctggctgtgccccagcactTCTGTTTGCCTCGCTGGCCGTGCCTGGGATGTGCACAGGAGTGTGGCAGGGAAATCAGGCACTGCTCAGAAAATTGTCTGCACTTTTGCAGGATTAGTGAGGCACTGATGGCAGCCCCCTGTTTGAAGGCGCTGAGCTAGATCAGCACGGTGCCACCTGCATTTGTGAGCCACActcttttatttattcacaCTGCTTTTTGGGCAGCTGATTCCCTCTCTGCATGCACGCGCTCCTTCTGCTTTTATTACACCTTTCcaacagaggaggaaaaaaccctcagccAGTCTGAATTAGGACAAACAAAGTGGGACTTAGCAGTACGTGGGCAGGTTTCAAACACACTTTCTCCTTGGCAGGTTCCTCTGATTCACAGCCCAGCCTAACCCTGTCCAAAATACCTCTGAGGAAcctgccaaggtctctgagcacCACGTATCACTGAAGGCTAATGCTCTGGCTGTAGAGTTTTTAGTTTGGTTAAATAACTCTATAAATTGCTCTTGTAAACACCAGATAATCTGAAATAATGCCCTCAGTCCACAGAAGGCTTTTATGCTTTGTTCAGATAAAGCTTTGCTTACATACAGCTTGTGCTGGAGGAGAGCTCAAGGCAAGAGACTCTTCCTGATGAGGCTGTGCCTCCCTCCCTGTCAACAATTATCTATCAGTGTCTGATGAGTCTGTTGGAAAAGTCTGGAAGCAGCAATACCCAGCAAAggcaggctggacagggcttgaagCAAACTGatctaggggaaggtgtccctgcccgtggcaggggatgcgatgagatgagctttaaaacACTCTgaacccaaatcattctgtggtTCTTTGACTAAAACCTCACCTTCTGAACTGGTTGTGGTTCTctcaccaaaagaaaaaagcaaaaaaaaaaaaaaaaaaaaaaaaagtttttttgtcTGAGAGAGCTTAGTGCCAGTATCTTGGAAGTGTAAGGACTGAGGGTGGGGAAAGTCTCCACGTGGTGCTGTCTGTGGTTTGGGTAAGGAGTTGTTGGGGCCCATCTGTTCAGCTGTGGGCTGTAACTCGTGCCACAGGTGAGAAAACACAGCTTGTGGCAAATGCTCTGGAATTTAAGACATTTGCTGGATTGGATCCTTGCAGGTTTTTGGAGGTGCTCCCCTCTGTTCACCTGCATAGCACACCTGGTTTCAGTGCAGAGCTCAGGAGCACCTGTGGAGCTCGTTCTGTGCTGGGTTTTGAGTCCAGGGGCGAAAAAGGAGAGCCGTGTCCTTGGAAACCCACAGAGCTGTTGGTGTCTCCCTCCTGCAGGCACATCTCCTTCAAGAGGCACCTGCCCCGGCAGATGCACGTGTCCAGCATGGACTACGGCCTGGAGCCGCCGGCCGTGGCCGAGCAGCCCACCAGCATCGGCCGCATCAAGCCCGAGCTCTACAAACAAAAGACCGTGGACACCGAGGACCCCAAGAAGGAGGCAGAGAAAACCTGTGGGAAAATCAACTTCACTCTCAAGTACGACTACGAGAACGAGACGCTGACTGTCCGAATTCTCAGGGCTTTTGACTTGCCAGCCAAAGACTTCTGCGGCAGCTCGGATCCCTACGTGAAGATCTACCTCCTGCCCGACCGCAAGCGCAAGTTCCAGACGCGAGTGCACAGGAAGACTCTGAACCCCACCTTCGACGAGTCCTTCCACTTCCCCGTGCCCCACGAGGAGCTGGCAAGCAGGAAGCTCCACCTGAGCGTCTTTGACTTTGACAGGTTCTCCAGGCACGACATGATTGGAGAAGTTATCTTGGAGAACCTGTTCGAGGACTCGGACCTCTCCCGGGAGACTTCCATCTGGAGGGACATTCAGTACGCCACGACGGTGAGTATCtgctgggcagggtgggggtTCTCCACAGGGATAAATCCTTCACGGCTCCCAGCTGATGGGTTCCTCACCTCCTGTGAGCCCCTGGGACCTGCAGCCATGGCCCAGCTCTCTACCACGTGCACATGTGACACCTTGGAGTGGCTACCTAGAACGGAGGTTAGACAGAGTTAAGAGAATAAAGTgagtatttattaaaggccttcaataaatacaccttgggcagtcaaAAGCCTTGCAGAGACTGCACCCAAGGTGGACAATGGTCACGAGTTTCTCCGACAGATTaaagtttggtccatttgcatatcaggggttaattgtccaattgCAGCTTCAGGTAAGGAAGTCATATTTCCCTGGTTTGCTTCCACCCCCTgattcacttttgtttatacttttggGGCCTGAGGCAGACAGTGACCTTGGTTCTCAGGCCtagaaggattgttttgtctgacaaAAATGGGAAGAGAACTTACTAACACTCTAtatggagttcagagttatacaCCAATGCAgtacaggatctgaaaaatataagaGGTAAAAACTCAAGGCACCACATGATCACAGTAAGGAAGAGCTCTGTGGGGCCAGTACCAGCCCCTTGGTGCTGAGAGatgctggatgtgctgctggcgACTCTTCCAGAGCTCAGTCTGGGTCTTTTAATAGTTCTGTTGATTTCCTCTGGAAGAGAAACCAAGCCTCAGAGAGGAAAGTCCCAGCCCTTTCTGTGTCACACGGAGCTGGCAGGAGAAGCCAAGTGCTCACATTGATCACTGAGTGCAGAGCAGTGACATTAACCTCTCCATAATAGCTGTCTGCTCCTCCACTGCCCTCCCAGGAGGATCTGGCTGGTCCTCAGGGCGAATGAATGATTgaactgctctgcagctggacactAAATCAGCCATTGTCATTGTCATTTCACATTGTTATTCCTGAGACTGAAAGATGAGACATCCCCACCCCTGTGGCTGGAAGCGTGGGTCCTGTCACATCTTTCCTGGTGACTGACAGAAGGCCACAACTTGCAAAAATCTGTCCTGCAGCTTCCCTCAGAGCTCATCTCATACCTTTGCTCCCCTGCTTTCTGTGCCGAGGAGGGAACTGtcaaacataaatatttactgtggccagcagtgccacaaGACATTTGCTTTGTAACTCCGGTGCTTTTTTCCTCAGCACCGTGTTCCCCACCAGCTGAACCTCTTGGTGACTTCCACCAGTGCTcattctcctgctgcagggtgTTCAGAACTTTCTGACAGCTCTGTGAAGCCCAGCAGGTGTGCACAGCTCCgtgtcctgtgctgctgtgcccaaCGGGGTCCCAGGGCACTCGGGGCACATGCAGCACCTCACCCTGGAAGGTGGCTCAGGGGCTGGAGCTGTCCTGGGAGGGCACGGAGAGCTTTGGCCCTGCCAGCCTGAGGACACAGGGGTGGAGGTGGTGCCTGCCAGGCACCCTGGGGCAGCGCTGGGAgcgtgctgggagctgctgctgtgctgccttttgAGCATCTTGCCTGGgagggctgtgggaaggaggCACAGGATCAACCATGAGGAAAGCAACAGTTTGAGTTAGCAGGGTGCTCACAGCTCTTGGCTTCCAACCTGCAAACAGCCACGGCTGTTGTGATTGATGGATGGCaatgaaagcagaaatgctgGCAGAGAGGCAAGCAGGCACCAGGCACATCCTTCATCCCAAGAGGGGCTGCTGGAAAGGGAAGCAAAGTGCACCTGATGTGCTGATGCCTCCTGGAGGAACCTGCCTGTTGGTTCTGCAAGTGATAGTGGATGCTTTCCTGGCTAAATAACCTCATTtaatgggggaaaaacccacaaaagcaGGTGCAGATACACCAGCAGAAGGGTTGGTGAGGGAAATACCTCCAGAGAAGGTGTGAGGGGAGCAGAACCAACCCCATGCCCAAGATGTGTtgagcaggagcctggcagagctccacGTTTGGCTCCATCCCCTCGTCCTCTCCATGCCATTTTTAAGGAATGTGCTGCTCCTGGAACATCTCAGCCAGCTGTAGCTGGACACCCAAGGACATTTCTGTTTAATCAAAATTGAGAAGGATAAATACAGTTTGCATAAAACCCCAAGAAAGCTCTGGGTGTCTAATAATGCATGAGATCAATGGTGTGGCTAAGAGGGTAGGAACACACTTAAGAGCTGATCTGGTCAAGTAGCCAGCACTCAGCTATTTAATTAATGACTGTACAGCTTGTGAATCAGGGAAACATCTTTGGTTTCAAGTCTATTGACTCAGAGCTTCCATTATTTCCTAAAAGGTACTGATAGGAATTTTGGAAATGTCCCAATGTCTATAATctgcaagaaaataatgtaCCCACAGGACACGCTTTGCTCTCTTGTATTTATGGttgcaaagaaaaatctcttgacCTGATACAATGAGGTCAAAGAATAATTTATGTTCATTTTATACCCTGAGCGGGTGCTCTCAGTGCAAGGAGAGGAATAGAAGATGAGATAGTGTCCAGAGGGTGCTCTCACCCTCATCTCACACAGGGCTGCTCTTTTCTGACATCTTGTCCAAGGTCTCCTGCCCTCGTCCCTCCCACACCAGCTAAGAACAAAGAATGCATGAAAGAACAGACCCAAtcaaaattttatataatattcATTAGTATTCTGTACCTCTAAGTGGAATAAAGATTTAATCTTTGCCTTACCTGAGAATGAGCAGGAAATAATTTGGCAAAAACCTCATCCATCAACAAGATCTATTCCCCTAACACTTAGCAAAGCTTTAAGTGCATTTACTTGTCTTTCTAGTTCCATCACTCTACTCCTAACAGCCACAATTTCTCTTCAGCAGATCATTATATCACATTGAAAGGAATCAAACATactgtttctgaaaataaatgggTTGTTTGCTCTACAGATGTGGGATCTGTAcatagaaa from Vidua chalybeata isolate OUT-0048 chromosome 24, bVidCha1 merged haplotype, whole genome shotgun sequence encodes:
- the SYT6 gene encoding synaptotagmin-6, with protein sequence MSGPREDGRCRRAISILTELCQKKSLPSLDLDTCREFLLLPSDQSLIISEPELSVSLLAVIVIVCGLALVAVFVFLFWKLCWVPWRNKALSSHLAVLRSEAGHKDSMADKLKDTGAISFLEAAVKISHTSPDIPAEVQMSMKDHIMRRTRIQRQTTEPASSTRHISFKRHLPRQMHVSSMDYGLEPPAVAEQPTSIGRIKPELYKQKTVDTEDPKKEAEKTCGKINFTLKYDYENETLTVRILRAFDLPAKDFCGSSDPYVKIYLLPDRKRKFQTRVHRKTLNPTFDESFHFPVPHEELASRKLHLSVFDFDRFSRHDMIGEVILENLFEDSDLSRETSIWRDIQYATTESVDLGEIMFSLCYLPTAGRLTLTVIKCRNLKAMDITGYSDPYVKVSLLCDGRRLKKKKTTIKKNTLNPTYNEAIIFDIPPENMDQVSLLISVMDYDRVGHNEIIGVCRVGVNAEGLGRDHWNEMLAYPRKPIAHWHPLVEVKKSFKEWHGRAASFDSQGSCPSPKPPPTP